In a single window of the Deltaproteobacteria bacterium genome:
- a CDS encoding DUF4292 domain-containing protein, giving the protein MRRLRSLSCPRVLVTLVLAAMCANLGGCATTVSQPAPVQAPVRPWQASELIGALEQRSHQFRSVRALARVNYAGPEGKQSFQEAILVQRPDRLRLETLTFLGAILIVTVNGEEVIAHHPREGILLRGAPSKQNLVRFTQMPLELNDITTLLIGLPPVNTKMPSVQESNALIFSANGRKQDRVAFESQLPVPTEWQRFAETGEVELAARFGDYIETPAGAFATRLQLEAPLQNKRLEIRIEEPEINTAIPADLFTQTKPAHVKEYRMEAVGW; this is encoded by the coding sequence TTGCGACGGCTCAGAAGCTTGAGCTGTCCGCGAGTTCTTGTCACGTTGGTGTTGGCGGCCATGTGCGCCAATCTTGGCGGTTGTGCAACTACTGTGTCGCAACCGGCTCCGGTGCAAGCGCCAGTCCGGCCGTGGCAGGCGAGCGAGCTGATCGGCGCGCTTGAACAAAGAAGCCACCAGTTTCGCTCAGTACGCGCATTGGCGCGGGTCAACTATGCCGGCCCTGAGGGAAAGCAAAGCTTTCAGGAGGCAATTTTGGTGCAGCGGCCGGATCGCCTGCGTTTGGAAACCCTGACGTTCTTGGGCGCCATCCTGATTGTCACAGTCAACGGTGAAGAGGTGATCGCCCATCATCCGCGCGAGGGCATCTTGCTGCGCGGCGCGCCGTCAAAGCAAAACCTGGTGCGCTTCACCCAGATGCCATTGGAACTAAACGACATTACCACGCTGCTAATCGGGTTGCCGCCGGTCAACACCAAAATGCCCTCGGTGCAGGAGAGCAATGCACTGATTTTTTCAGCCAACGGCCGGAAACAAGATCGAGTTGCCTTTGAGTCGCAGCTGCCCGTGCCCACGGAGTGGCAGCGTTTTGCCGAGACGGGTGAAGTTGAGCTGGCGGCGCGCTTCGGCGATTACATCGAAACTCCCGCGGGCGCTTTTGCCACGCGCCTGCAGCTCGAAGCGCCGCTGCAGAACAAGCGCTTGGAGATTCGCATTGAAGAGCCGGAGATCAATACCGCGATTCCGGCCGATTTGTTTACCCAAACTAAACCGGCCCATGTCAAGGAGTATCGGATGGAGGCGGTGGGTTGGTAG
- a CDS encoding ABC transporter permease, which yields MGSYLVQRFLLLIPTFVGVTLISFLIMRLAPGDPAELRAGGGLRGAGEGGLATEKRGVVDTAIAQWRAQYGLDKPLPVQYAVWMKNLFTLNFGESYKDNQPVVDKIRERLPVTIKLNLLSIFLVYLVAIPLGIYSATHSYSIGDQLTTLFAFVLFALPVVWLGTMAIVFLCGGDFWFIFPPGGLSSIDYSPDWPLWQRLKDQAWHLFLPVLMLSYAGFAGLSRYMRSGMLEQLRQDFVQTARSKGLPEGIVIYKHVLRNSLIPMVTILAGLLPGLIGGSVIVETIFSIPGLGQLGYEAVLARDFPVVMALFTVSALLTLLGILLSDLLLAMVDPRIAFGRRG from the coding sequence ATGGGCTCGTATCTCGTTCAGCGTTTTCTCTTGCTGATACCGACCTTTGTCGGCGTAACGCTGATCAGTTTTTTGATCATGCGGCTGGCGCCCGGCGATCCGGCGGAGTTGCGCGCCGGCGGCGGCCTGCGCGGCGCCGGTGAAGGCGGTCTTGCGACGGAAAAGCGCGGCGTGGTCGACACCGCGATTGCGCAGTGGCGCGCCCAGTACGGTCTCGATAAGCCGCTGCCGGTGCAGTACGCCGTCTGGATGAAGAATCTTTTCACGCTTAATTTCGGCGAGTCCTACAAAGATAACCAGCCGGTGGTGGATAAGATTCGCGAACGGCTGCCGGTGACGATCAAGCTCAACCTGCTGTCGATTTTCTTGGTTTATCTGGTCGCGATTCCCTTGGGTATCTACTCGGCGACTCATTCTTATTCCATTGGCGATCAGCTGACTACGTTGTTTGCTTTCGTCCTGTTTGCGTTGCCGGTCGTGTGGCTTGGCACCATGGCGATTGTTTTTCTTTGCGGCGGCGACTTTTGGTTTATCTTTCCACCGGGCGGCTTGAGCTCCATCGATTACTCGCCCGATTGGCCGCTTTGGCAGCGGCTCAAAGACCAGGCGTGGCATCTGTTCTTGCCGGTTTTGATGCTTTCCTACGCGGGATTCGCCGGTTTATCGCGCTATATGCGCTCAGGCATGTTGGAGCAGCTACGCCAGGACTTCGTGCAGACCGCGCGCTCCAAGGGACTCCCTGAAGGAATCGTGATCTACAAGCATGTGTTGCGCAATTCGTTGATTCCGATGGTGACGATTCTCGCCGGATTGCTGCCGGGCTTGATTGGCGGCAGCGTTATCGTCGAGACGATCTTTTCTATTCCCGGGTTGGGGCAGTTGGGCTACGAAGCGGTGCTGGCGCGCGATTTTCCGGTGGTCATGGCGCTGTTTACTGTAAGCGCTTTGTTGACGCTGTTGGGCATACTGCTTTCCGATTTACTGCTAGCGATGGTCGATCCGCGCATCGCCTTTGGCCGGCGCGGCTAA
- a CDS encoding ABC transporter permease has translation MWREFKRNRVAVAGYYVVVFLVGVALFADFIANEKPYYVHYQGKTYFPIVRGYFEKLGLLKVAPELVNADYQQLSHQGALFPPIPYRPSMVNLDVPFARPSRQHWLGTDRLGRDVMAGIIHGSRISLSIGFVSVGIALVIGVILGALAGYFGGWVDLVVSRLFELMLAIPTFFLLITIAAVFPPSIFLTMIIIGLTGWVGIARFARNEFLKLRSLDYVTAAQALGVSNRKIMFRHILPNALAPVMVSVILGVAGAILLESGLSFLGIGVPADTVTWGSILNEARSNTFAWWLAVFPGIAIFVTVLAYYLVGEGLRDALDPRLRGLR, from the coding sequence GTGTGGCGCGAGTTCAAGCGCAATCGCGTTGCCGTTGCCGGCTATTACGTCGTGGTTTTCTTGGTCGGCGTCGCGCTCTTTGCCGACTTTATCGCCAACGAGAAGCCTTACTACGTCCACTACCAAGGCAAAACCTACTTCCCGATTGTGCGCGGCTACTTTGAAAAATTGGGCCTGCTCAAAGTGGCACCGGAGCTGGTGAATGCCGATTACCAGCAGTTGAGTCATCAAGGTGCGCTGTTCCCGCCGATCCCGTACCGGCCGAGCATGGTGAATCTAGACGTGCCCTTTGCGCGCCCGTCGCGGCAGCACTGGCTTGGCACCGATCGTTTGGGCCGCGATGTCATGGCCGGCATTATTCATGGCTCGCGCATTTCGCTCTCCATCGGTTTCGTTTCGGTCGGAATTGCTCTCGTGATCGGCGTCATTCTTGGCGCGCTGGCGGGCTACTTCGGCGGCTGGGTGGATTTAGTGGTGTCGCGCTTGTTCGAGTTGATGTTGGCGATACCGACATTTTTTCTGTTGATTACGATCGCCGCGGTCTTTCCGCCAAGCATCTTTCTGACGATGATCATCATCGGCCTCACCGGCTGGGTCGGCATCGCGCGCTTTGCGCGCAACGAGTTTCTCAAGCTGCGCAGCCTCGACTACGTCACCGCCGCGCAAGCGCTGGGAGTTTCCAATCGCAAGATCATGTTTCGGCACATTCTGCCGAATGCTCTTGCGCCTGTGATGGTCTCGGTGATTCTCGGTGTGGCCGGCGCAATCTTGCTCGAATCGGGATTGAGCTTCTTGGGCATCGGCGTGCCCGCCGACACGGTGACCTGGGGCTCGATTCTCAACGAAGCGCGCAGCAACACGTTTGCGTGGTGGCTGGCGGTTTTTCCCGGCATTGCGATCTTTGTTACCGTGCTCGCCTACTATCTCGTCGGCGAGGGCTTGCGTGACGCTCTCGATCCGCGGCTGCGGGGCTTGCGTTAA
- a CDS encoding tetratricopeptide repeat protein encodes MGTRRFGLIAALFVLSGCAAAVPNPAVPPDGPAGQPEGPFPRQGRIELSGDALSMSHYLRGTLLSSEGDFEGALKEFEAAARANPNDAFLHYRLATLYLRRGDLKKAVVEAEAAAALEPQRVENRLLLAGLYSSLGENQKGLAEYNAVLKLDSKNQEALLYAGALYLQLDDHARATALLEELLKVDDNSLLGHYYLGRVRAKSKLYLAAEQSYRKALEINPKSEAVLMDLALVYELQGKAEDAIQTYQRLLQINAQNVWARKRLGELYVGQNKLSEALSQFEKVESTEADPRETRIKIGLISFERGDFERAATEFNLVLVGDPQNDRARYYLGATYAELKSDDKALEQFERIPEKSDLYVDARLQAAYLHDRKEWPQKAIEVLQPALRKANDRKEIHAFLSSLYRKTKDYPKAIQAMERVVTLDPKNDQAHFQLGALHDENKNKEKTIASMKRAIELNPKNAAALNYLGYTWAEMGVQLDEAEELIVRALKIEPNDGFYIDSLGWVYYQKGDYVRAVEQLERAAEITVDDPTIIEHLGDAYEKVGKLDRALARYRDALKRSKEADQTKRIREKIQRLEKKT; translated from the coding sequence ATGGGTACACGCCGTTTCGGTTTGATCGCTGCGCTCTTTGTCCTCTCCGGCTGCGCGGCTGCGGTGCCCAATCCTGCCGTCCCCCCTGATGGTCCCGCTGGACAACCCGAAGGGCCGTTCCCCCGACAAGGTCGTATTGAGCTCTCCGGCGATGCGCTCAGCATGTCGCACTATTTGAGAGGCACCCTGCTTAGCAGCGAAGGCGATTTCGAAGGAGCGCTCAAAGAGTTTGAAGCGGCGGCGCGGGCCAATCCCAATGACGCCTTTCTGCACTACCGGCTTGCTACATTGTACCTGCGCCGCGGCGATTTGAAGAAAGCGGTCGTGGAAGCCGAAGCGGCCGCGGCGTTGGAGCCGCAACGGGTGGAGAACCGGCTCTTGCTCGCGGGTCTCTATTCTTCCTTGGGCGAAAATCAAAAGGGGTTGGCCGAGTACAACGCGGTCCTGAAGCTTGACTCGAAAAACCAGGAAGCGCTGCTCTACGCCGGCGCACTATACTTGCAGCTCGATGACCATGCGCGTGCCACGGCGCTGCTCGAAGAGCTTTTGAAGGTCGACGATAATTCGCTCCTGGGTCACTACTATCTCGGGCGCGTGCGCGCCAAAAGCAAACTCTATCTTGCCGCCGAGCAGAGCTACCGCAAAGCGCTGGAGATCAATCCGAAATCGGAAGCGGTGCTGATGGATTTGGCGTTGGTCTATGAGCTGCAAGGCAAAGCCGAAGATGCGATTCAGACCTATCAACGGTTGCTGCAGATCAACGCGCAGAACGTATGGGCGCGCAAACGGCTGGGTGAGCTCTACGTCGGGCAAAACAAACTGAGCGAAGCGCTCAGCCAATTTGAGAAGGTTGAATCCACCGAGGCCGATCCGCGCGAGACGCGCATCAAGATCGGCCTGATTTCATTTGAACGCGGCGATTTCGAGCGCGCCGCCACCGAGTTCAATCTCGTTCTAGTGGGTGATCCGCAGAATGACCGGGCACGCTACTATCTTGGTGCCACCTACGCCGAGCTCAAGTCCGACGACAAGGCGTTGGAGCAGTTCGAGCGCATTCCCGAGAAGAGCGATCTCTACGTCGACGCGCGCTTGCAGGCCGCCTATTTGCACGATCGCAAAGAGTGGCCGCAGAAAGCCATCGAAGTCCTGCAGCCGGCGCTACGCAAGGCCAACGATCGCAAAGAGATTCATGCCTTTCTGTCGTCGCTCTACCGCAAGACCAAGGACTATCCGAAAGCCATCCAGGCGATGGAGCGGGTCGTCACTCTCGATCCGAAAAACGACCAGGCGCACTTTCAATTGGGCGCGCTGCACGACGAAAACAAGAACAAAGAGAAGACCATCGCGAGCATGAAGCGGGCCATCGAGCTCAATCCAAAAAACGCCGCGGCGCTTAACTATCTTGGCTATACCTGGGCGGAGATGGGCGTACAGCTCGACGAAGCCGAAGAATTGATCGTGCGCGCACTGAAAATTGAACCGAACGACGGCTTTTACATCGACAGCCTTGGCTGGGTCTACTATCAAAAAGGCGATTACGTGCGTGCGGTGGAGCAGTTGGAAAGGGCAGCCGAAATCACCGTCGACGACCCGACGATCATCGAGCATTTGGGCGACGCCTATGAAAAAGTCGGCAAGCTCGATCGCGCGCTGGCGCGCTACCGTGATGCGCTGAAGCGCTCCAAAGAGGCCGACCAAACCAAACGCATTCGTGAGAAAATCCAACGGCTGGAGAAAAAGACTTGA